GATAGGCGAAAAAGCGATCGCGGTCTGCTTCGCAAAGATACTCCATGACCTCCTTTAAGCGTCCGATATGCGCCTTCCGATGCACCAAGAGTTCCTCGTCATTGAGGCCTAAAAATTGGATAAGGTTACTGGCTTCTTTGTCCTCCGCATTTCTTGGATGAAATTCATCGTCTCGGTATGTCAACCTTTCATGCAGTACCTCGGGATTCTGAAAAAATGAGCTGCCATCATAGGACCTTCGCAATTTAGCGCGATTGGCCCATGGAAGCACCGCGTAGTAATTGAAAAAGTCATCTTTATACTTGATGGCAGGGTTTGAAATGTTCAATGTCAGTCGACAATAGACGTTCGGTGTAAGCGGATGCTCTTTGAGCAGTTCATTGCGTAATGCCCTATTCTTGAGCGCGTCATGGCCGTAAACCTTGCTCTTCTTCAAAATGGGCGAATCAGGATCTTTTCGTAGAAATTTCATTAGCAGGAAAACCATATAGTCGTCCAAGTTCAAGGTAGGCTGTGGCAATGTCCTCTTTTTTGGAAGTATCGCCGTCTGCTTTGAGAAGGCGTTTGAGCTCCAAATATCGGCTCCAAGCCTCATTCCTTCTACCCACGCGCCGCTCCTTTCAACCGGGATGGGGTCGCCTCATTCCGCCTTGGGTTCTGGGTGGTGTGGGGTTGGGGGGGAGCGGGGGGTTCGGGGTGCTTGTTTCTTGTGGCTCGTGCCTTCCCCGTCCCATTCGCTCCAACAAACAAACTGTCGGGCGGTCCGGATGCGTGGTCCGAACGTCTTGAAACTCTTAGCCTGCGCACGCAGATTTGAGGCGGCCACTTTTTCAGCCCAGTTAAGCACTTGTCATGAAATCAACGAAGGGAATCCCCCGGATTCTCCACCGAAACCTTCGCCAGACTGTCCTGCACCCGAAGGGAATCCTGTCGCGCCTCCTCGGTCCACTTGGCATTCCGCGCGGCGATGTTGGCGTTGTCCCAGATGGTGATGCCGACAATGGCGCCGACCAATCCGGCGACGACAATCATCGCCAAAATCCACGGATGTTTGCGTCCAAATCGCCGAACCGGTGGGACATAGGTCAAAAACGCCCATATCGCCCAAAAAATCACGGTAGCACCGATCAATCCGATCGTCGCATCCCAATGATCTGGGAGCGGCGTTCCTTTGACTCTCAATTCCCACCCAAATGCCGTGTTCAAGACGCTGAGAAGGCTGAACAAGGCCATCAGTCCGCCAAACAACATAGCGATGGCGCCGGCAATTCCGCCTTTTTCTTGGTTTTGCTGATTTTGCATCGGCTTTCGAAAGGATTTATTCGGAGGCAGCCTTCAAAAATGCTGCAACTTCCTTGTGATCGTTGAGTTTTGCAATGTCGGCAGCGCGGTAGCCATTGGGGCCTTTGCGTGTTTTGGGATTTGCGCCTGCCTCAACCAAGAGCTTGACCATTTCCATGTCGCCTTGTTGTGCGGCAATCATCAATGGTGTAGTGAATTGGTCGTCAGCGAGTTCTGGTTGTGCCTCATGGCTGAGCAGGATACGGGCGACATCGTGTTGGCTTGTATAGGCGGTCAAAATCAACGGCGAAAGACCGTCGTAATCTTGAAGATTGACGTCTGCGCCCTTGTCGATCATCAGAATGACCGCAACTGTGTTGCCCAGTTCAGAGGCAGCCATGAGGGGTGTAAGCCCCGACTTGTCTTGGGCGTCCACGTGCGCACCGCGTGTGAGCAGGAGTTGCAGGATTTCGACGTGGCCATTGGTGGCGGCAACATGTAGCGGTGTGATCTGCTCGATTCCTTTTTCAGCATCTGTGGCGCGGATATTCACGTCGGCACCTTTGTCCAGCAGGGCTTCGACGACAGCAACCTGCTTGCGGGCCGCAGCCATGACCAACGCCGGAATGCTTCGTTTGCTCCGTGCATCGGGTTTTGCGCCCGCCTTGATCATCTCCAACGCAACTGATTCTTCGTGGTTTTGGATGGCATTCAGCAATTTTGCATTGAGGTTGTCTTGCTGCGAACCCGTTTTTGCGACCTCGATGTCTTCTTCCTTGGTGAATTTGGGTTTGGCACCCGCTTCCAGCAGAAGCCCCATGACTTCGGTATGGCCGCTTTCGGCGCAAAGCATCAAGGCGGTGAATCCATTTTTGTCGATGGCTTCCAAATTGGGACTTTTGGCAAGCAAAACCTGCGCGATCTCGAATTGCCCGTTTTTGGCGGCCATCATCATCGCATTGGTACCTTCCTCGTCTGCCGCGGAAATTGACGCGCCTCTGTCCAAATAAATGATCACCAAGGGTGTATGGCCCAATTTGGTGGCGAGCAGAAGGGGTGTGCGACCGTTGCCGTCATGGCATTCGAGTTTTGCGCCTTTGCCCAATGCGGCCATTGCCTCTTCCAGGTCGCCGACAATACTTGCCCGCAGCAAATCATTTTCAGCTGCAGTCTGCGCTTGAAGGCTTACGGCCGCCAAAACCATCAAAAATCCGAACCAGAGTCTTTTCATTCGCCCAATCTAAAGTTCACTTCAGTTTTGGCAAAAATCGTTCCGCAATCCTGTTTCTGCAAACAGGTTTTGTCCACCATGGACATTGGACAATTTTTCTCCAAAATCTTCATCCATGGTGATAGCAATTTCGTAAAGATGGATAGCTATTAAATAGTAGTTGATAGTATTACTTTAGTGTTAACGAAAATGAAACTCGAAAAAAATTACACAGCAAAACCCGGTATGCCTTTTATCGCCTTGGTATTGGCAATGCTTGGCGGTTCGATCGCGGGAATCATCCTGTTGCATTCCGCTTGGTTTGCCATCGGCATCACGTTGGCGGTGATTCTCTCGCTCGGATTTATCGTGGTTCAGCCCAATCATTCGGTCGTTTTGGTCTTTTTTGGAACCTACAAAGGCACCTTGAAAGACAATGGAATTTGGTGGGTCAATCCATTTTTCTCCAAGAAATCGGTTTCCCTTCGCGCACGCAACCTCGACCGCGAACCGGTGAAAGTCAACGACAAACTCGGCAACCCGATTATGATCGGCGTCGTTTTGGTATGGCGTGTGCAGGATACCTACAAGGCAGCGTTGGAGGTGGATTCCTACGAAAACTTCGTCAAGATCCAGAGTGAATCGGCCATCCGTCAACTCGCGACGCACTTTGCCTACGACAAATTTGACGACGAGGAAACCGATATCTCGCTGCGCGATGGGGGAGAAGAGGTGAATGGAATCCTCGAAGAAACCTTGCGTCACCGCTTGGAAATCGCCGGCATCGAAGTCATTGAAGCACGAATCGCCTACCTCGCTTATGCACAGGAGATTGCAGGTGCAATGTTGCAAAGGCAGCAGGCCACGGCGATCGTGGCAGCTCGCAAGAAGATCGTTGAAGGTGCTGTGAGCATGGTCGAAATGGCTTTGCATCAACTCAGCGAAAAGGACGTCGTGCATCTCGACGATGCCAAAAAAGCCGCCATGGTCACCAACCTGATGGTGGTCCTTTGCTCAGACCGCGCCGCAACGCCGATGGTCAATGCAGGCGTGGAATAGTTGTAAGTGAAAAGTGAAAAGTGAAAAGTTCGGTTGGAGCCCAATCGAACTTTTCATTTATAGCTTTCCGCTTTTCACTTATAGCTTTTCACTTATAGCTTTCCGCTTTTCACTTATAGCTTTTCACTTTTCACTCAATACGTATTTGCCGTTCTGGATCTTGTACCGGAGTGTCTCGGAGAATTTGACAATCGGACCATCGCCGTCGTGGCCGTCCTTGGGGCGGGTGCCTTTGCGGGTGAGGATCAATTCGAAGGGCGCACCGGCTTCCTTTTCCTGAAAGCTGATTTCTGTATCATATTTGAATGCCCCAGGTTCCGTTTTGGGATCGGCAAACATGCCTTCGTTGTTGTAGCTCGTGTTTTCCGTGAGGAGAATGTTGAATTTCCCGTCCACAAGACCCAAAATTTCGATTTGCCTTTCCGTGATCCCCTGCGCCGTATAGCCGTCGTTGAAGATCACGCCGTACATGTCGGGCCCGATTTTTACGAGTTTGTTGGCGGGCAACTGCCCCCACGAACCCATTTCGCCGAGGTCTTTTTGGAGGGCTTCAATAAACCAGGCTCCGTCAATTTGCTGAAACATCGCCGCCCCGAGGATGGGTGCGCAGGCATGGCAATCTTCCCAACCGTCCTTCTCTCGGCTCAAAGTTTCGGTAAGCAGGAGCATCTTTTTCCCTTGGCTTGTTTCCAACGGATAAGAACCCGCAGCGCGGGTAAACAAAACGCCTTTTCCCGCAGCCTTGCTTTCAAATCGTTTGGCTTCGTGCGGCTTGCAGACCCATTGCGAACATTCGATGTTCTTGTCATAGAGTCCGAAGATCACCTCCATTGCGGCCGGCACTGTAAATGCGCCTTCGATGTATTGTTTGTGCGAGGAGTCGTCGGCACTGCTGTCCGTTCGCACGACACTCAATGCATTCGAGGTCGAATCCCCTCCATTGAGTGCGGTCGTATCGGTTCCGGTGCTATCCGTACTCCCGTTGGGATACGTGTCGGCGGTGGGTTGACAGGCCGTCAGCGACACAACAAGCAACCCCAAAAGCAAGCGATTTTTCATGGACAGTATTTTCTGTGATCGAAATTAGGGAAAATTCGATGGATGCGTTGCATTGGGGCAAAGATCATCGCGCATGTCGGACGGTGTTTTGGAATTTTGACGCTGTCTGGTTTATTTCGAATGTCGATGAAACCTCTTCACAGACATTCACCTTTCATACATCTGAATTTATTATGGGCCTGTTTTCCAATCTTTTCGGCAAAAAAGCCACATCTGAAACGCCGTCGACGGGACAAAAGCCCCAACATGGCCAAAGCGGAATCTCCTTGATGCTGTTGTTTGAAAAGGTGCCTTGCTTTGACAAGGAAGTTTTGGAGGCCGCTTTGCAATCGAGGTTTGGCCCTGTCTTGACATCGTCAGGTCTTGCATTCTCCGCTGATGGAGGTTTCGGCAAGCTCCAATTCGGAGAAGATGAAATGATGCTGGCGCAATTGAATATTCCAATGCCGGAGCAAGTCACTCGGCCGATTCTTTCGGTTTGCCATTTCGCGGAGGTTGAAAAGCAGCAGTTTTACCGTAGTCAGTGCCACTTTTTGCTGAGCTACAAAGGCACAGCTGCAACGCCGATCGATGCCATGGACCGGATTTACCAAGTCATCTCGACCTTGATCCAATTGGATGGAAGTGCGATCGGTGTGGTAAATGAAAGCGCGATGACGGCGCATCCGATCCGCATGATGGCTGAAATCGAACGGGAGCGCAACCAACTCAAGGGTCCGGCGATGCCTGTGTTGACTTGGATGGCTTGGACAGGTGGCTGCGTGAAATATGTGCTGGATGCCAATCATATCTGGTTTGTCACCAAGGGGAACCATCAATTCGGCTTGCCGGAATTGGCCTATTTTGGCGGACCTTCAGAAGGAAACAGTACCATGGAGCTCTTCAATCCGCTGTTTTCCTACATGTATTTCTATCAGGCGAAATTGGCACCCGGCCACACGGCTGACCTCGGAAAGCACAAGTTGCGGTTCAGCGAATTGAAGGAATACAAGGACCTGATGGAAGGCAAATTGGGCACTTTGGTGGTCAACAAGCGGTAATTATTTGCCAGCTTTGTTGCTTGGAAACGCCATGTTCCAAGCCAGAATAGATGCTGCGGTGGCGGCATTGAGGCTTTCGGCGTTGCCGATGCGCGGAATCGTCACGCGACGGAGGCCATCCATCGCAGCAATTTCGGAGGAAACACCCAAAGCTTCGTTTCCGAGCAACACGAAGGGCCGTTCAGCGAGATTTATTTGCTCCAAGGATTCACCTTCCATGTCTGCGCACCAAATCAGCTTTGCATTACGCCGAATCCATTCTTCCAGATTGCTCAAAAGGTAAAGACGCACACGAAAAAGCGATCCCATGGAACTGCGCAACACCTTGGGGTTGAACGGATCCACCGTGCCGGGACCGCAAATCAGGCTTGGCATGCCAAACCAATCACTTGTGCGAAGGATCGTTCCCAGGTTACCAGGATCTTGAATTGCAGCCAAGACAAAGGCTGGACCTTGCGGCAATGTATCAACGGGGGCATCGAGATGGCATAACGGAGCTCCCGGAAACCGCAAAACAGTCAAAATGCCCTCCGGGCTGACCTGCGTGGTCAGTTTTTTGAAATCATCGGGGCTTGCTTCATGACAGAGGTTCAGAGGCAGGGCAAGATCATCGGGAATTTCGGTTCCTTTTTGAACCACAATCGCCTCGATCTGATAGTCGGAGGCCATGGCCTCCCTGCACATCTTCAGCCCTTCGGCGACAAACAACCCCTCCTCATACCGGATTTTTTTGAGCTGTAGGCCCGTAAAAAGTCGTAATTTCGCCTTGGAAAGTGCCTGCATCGCCATTTGAAAGCCGCAAGTTACATAAAGATTTTCAACAGCACGCAGGCCTTTGGCAGGTGGGTGGCCGCTTGCAAATGGCAAGGAAGACTCTGGGGGATGCTTTGCATTACTCTTTTTTGGAGTTCCTGCGCCACAAATCTCTACCTTGAAAAGGGGCAATGGCTGCTCAAAGGCGAACCAACCTTTTCCAAAGCCGACGTCATTTTACCCGATTCTGCGTCCAATGACTCGATTTTTACCCTCAAGGAGCGAATTGAAAACCTGAAGGAAATCGGATTGAGCACAGTCGATCCCGATCTGCTGTACAATTCGGTAAAGACGCATCCCAACCGTAGAATGCTCATTCCCAAGACCTATTTGCACATTTACAACCTTGGACGCACCCTTCAGCGCTATGAATATCCGCCGGAGCGGTGGCTGCGGTTTTTCAGGCCCAACAATCATATCGTCGACTCATTGGCAAGCTTTTTGGTGAATACCGCAGGTGAACCGCCCGTGATCATTGACAGCATGCAATTGCTGAACGATGTCGAAAACCTCAAGACGGTTTATTTTTCCCAAGGATTTTTCCATGCACGCGTCGACACGCGCGTCGATACCTGTACCTCCGGCCTCAACCGCGGGAAGGCCAATGTCACGTTCCTCATCACGGAAGGCAAGGCAGCGATCATTGACAAGATTCGCACCCCCTCGATCGTCGACGAAGAAATGCGGAAGGTGCTCCTGCGCAACATGGATGACTCCTATCTGCATACCGGCGATTGCTATATCGAAGACAACTTCTCCGCCGAACGCAGCCGAATAGCAACCTTGTTACGCAACAACGGCTACTATACATTTTCCCCAAAAATGGTATCGTTTGACATTGACACCTTGCCGCCGGACACGATGGGGACGCTGCCCAACAACGAGGCCATCAAGGAATATCAGCCGGTTTGGGTGCAGGTGAAGATCGCGGACACCATTCCTCCCTACAAAATCGGCAACATTTCGATGATCATTGAGCCGGCAAAGGTGGACCCGTCGGTGGATCAAATGATGCAGGTGGTGATGCCAGGTTTTATTACCGATTCGCTCCGCCAAGCATGGCACCTTACCCGGCATCAATACGGCGACAGCGCCTTGGTCACCTTTATCACGTACGAGCGCGTGCTCGAACGCCTGAATTTGAGTTTCCTCGAGAAGCTCATCACGCTTTCCAAAGGCGACGTTTACACCTTGGCCAATGAGCGCAAAACGCAAATGCGATTGCAAAACCTTGGTATCTTTAAGTATGTGCTGATCAAACCCACCGTGAATCCCGAAGACACGACCGTGGACTTCTCGATTCAGACCGTTTTGATGCAGCGATTTCAAGCCAAAGCTGGATTCGAAGCCTTTTTTCAGACAGACCCGATCCTGAAAGCAAACCTTCCGGGCATTGGTGCGGAGGTAGGTTTTCGCGACAAATTGGTCTTCAAAGGCGCCGAAAAGCTGGACCTGAGTATGAAGGGTGATGTGCGTTTCTACCGAAGTGAGGTCAGCGATACCGTGAATGACATTATTTCCACCAAGGATACCCTCGTCACCTTTCTGCAGGGTAGCCTCTCCGCAAGCCTTCAATTTCCGCGGATTCTAGCTCCGGGCCTCGCAAGGAAAAATCTCCAAGGTTTTGAACCAAGTACCTCCTTCATCGTCACCGGTAGTCGCCAACAGAGCATTGACTATGCGCGGAATGCACTTTCGCTGGACTGGAACTACCGTTGGTACCATAGCTCGGTGAACAAAAAAGCACAGAGCTCATTTTCACCTTATGTCATTACCTTCATTCAGAGCCACTTGGAACCCAGGATCATTGATGAGATCCGGAAAATCGAAAACAATCAGTTGAGGTCCATCATTATCCAAGATTTTCAACCACGGTTCAGTTCATGGGGCAACTACCGTTTTACCTACAACAACGGGATCGTCAACAAAAACACGCATAGTTTGAGTTTTGTCGGCAATTTCCAAGTCGGCGGTAATACTCCTTTTCTATTGGACCGGATTACCAATATCGATGACAGTTGGAAGGA
Above is a window of Bacteroidota bacterium DNA encoding:
- a CDS encoding ankyrin repeat domain-containing protein; the encoded protein is MKRLWFGFLMVLAAVSLQAQTAAENDLLRASIVGDLEEAMAALGKGAKLECHDGNGRTPLLLATKLGHTPLVIIYLDRGASISAADEEGTNAMMMAAKNGQFEIAQVLLAKSPNLEAIDKNGFTALMLCAESGHTEVMGLLLEAGAKPKFTKEEDIEVAKTGSQQDNLNAKLLNAIQNHEESVALEMIKAGAKPDARSKRSIPALVMAAARKQVAVVEALLDKGADVNIRATDAEKGIEQITPLHVAATNGHVEILQLLLTRGAHVDAQDKSGLTPLMAASELGNTVAVILMIDKGADVNLQDYDGLSPLILTAYTSQHDVARILLSHEAQPELADDQFTTPLMIAAQQGDMEMVKLLVEAGANPKTRKGPNGYRAADIAKLNDHKEVAAFLKAASE
- a CDS encoding SPFH domain-containing protein, giving the protein MKLEKNYTAKPGMPFIALVLAMLGGSIAGIILLHSAWFAIGITLAVILSLGFIVVQPNHSVVLVFFGTYKGTLKDNGIWWVNPFFSKKSVSLRARNLDREPVKVNDKLGNPIMIGVVLVWRVQDTYKAALEVDSYENFVKIQSESAIRQLATHFAYDKFDDEETDISLRDGGEEVNGILEETLRHRLEIAGIEVIEARIAYLAYAQEIAGAMLQRQQATAIVAARKKIVEGAVSMVEMALHQLSEKDVVHLDDAKKAAMVTNLMVVLCSDRAATPMVNAGVE
- a CDS encoding RNA methyltransferase: MQALSKAKLRLFTGLQLKKIRYEEGLFVAEGLKMCREAMASDYQIEAIVVQKGTEIPDDLALPLNLCHEASPDDFKKLTTQVSPEGILTVLRFPGAPLCHLDAPVDTLPQGPAFVLAAIQDPGNLGTILRTSDWFGMPSLICGPGTVDPFNPKVLRSSMGSLFRVRLYLLSNLEEWIRRNAKLIWCADMEGESLEQINLAERPFVLLGNEALGVSSEIAAMDGLRRVTIPRIGNAESLNAATAASILAWNMAFPSNKAGK
- a CDS encoding BamA/TamA family outer membrane protein; this translates as MLCITLFWSSCATNLYLEKGQWLLKGEPTFSKADVILPDSASNDSIFTLKERIENLKEIGLSTVDPDLLYNSVKTHPNRRMLIPKTYLHIYNLGRTLQRYEYPPERWLRFFRPNNHIVDSLASFLVNTAGEPPVIIDSMQLLNDVENLKTVYFSQGFFHARVDTRVDTCTSGLNRGKANVTFLITEGKAAIIDKIRTPSIVDEEMRKVLLRNMDDSYLHTGDCYIEDNFSAERSRIATLLRNNGYYTFSPKMVSFDIDTLPPDTMGTLPNNEAIKEYQPVWVQVKIADTIPPYKIGNISMIIEPAKVDPSVDQMMQVVMPGFITDSLRQAWHLTRHQYGDSALVTFITYERVLERLNLSFLEKLITLSKGDVYTLANERKTQMRLQNLGIFKYVLIKPTVNPEDTTVDFSIQTVLMQRFQAKAGFEAFFQTDPILKANLPGIGAEVGFRDKLVFKGAEKLDLSMKGDVRFYRSEVSDTVNDIISTKDTLVTFLQGSLSASLQFPRILAPGLARKNLQGFEPSTSFIVTGSRQQSIDYARNALSLDWNYRWYHSSVNKKAQSSFSPYVITFIQSHLEPRIIDEIRKIENNQLRSIIIQDFQPRFSSWGNYRFTYNNGIVNKNTHSLSFVGNFQVGGNTPFLLDRITNIDDSWKDHRLSYIFYGQYLKLSAEVKNHWPIQRHFSFVMRNYMGIADPWNYTRFVPFESRFFSGGTNSMRGWQSNTLGPGVFSDSTNGEGRSGQGFLLSPGGEFVFETNLEFRADVYKWIKLAIFSDIGNVWFLPGSAVDFEGGQLSKETVLQLGIDAGIGIRLDFDFFLFRIDFAKQVYAPDVQRFVIKSLKDNLGGNRFQLNFGIGYPF